In Chitinibacter sp. FCG-7, the genomic stretch GCGGGAAAAACATCACCATTGCTGCGGCGCAGCCAGAGCTCGCCTTCCCAGTGCCCCATGGTTTGCAAGTGCGCATCTATCGTTATTTTGTTTGCACCTTTGCGGCCAATTTCTTCGCGCATAAAACCGGGCACTTTGCCCAACAGCTGGGGCAACTGATCGCCCATCATGCCCAGATACGCCGGGTTGCATTCGATCAGCCTGGCATTTTCATCGGTAATCACAATGGCATCGGGCGTGTGCTTGAAGACCGATGCCAGCAGACGCGAGCGGATCTGGTCGCTGATCTGGTCGCTAATATCATGAATAAAACCCACCATGCGCAAAGGTCGGCCGGCTTCGTCGCGCACCACATTCAAATGAATCTGCACCCAGAATTCACGGCCATCCTTATGCCGGCGTTTGACTTCCAGCGTGGTTTCGCCCGCGCTGATCACGTGGTTGAATAAATCGGCCTCGTCCTCAGTTTCTTCGGCGTACAGCGTCAGCACATGCTGGCCGAGTATTTCATCGCTGCCGTAGCCAAACAATCGCTCGGCACCGCCATTCCAGCCGGTGATATAGCCTTCCAGATCCAGCGCAATCAGCGAGGCGTTGATATCACCCAGAATACGGATGGCCGGTTCAAGCTCGTTACCGGGTGTCATCGCTGCAAACCTTCGGCCAGTAGAGCCACCCAACGATAAGCATCGACCTCGGCTTTGATCCAGCTTTGCTGCTGCAGCGGATGGATAGCCCAGACAGCATCATCAAGGTATGTCTCCATATGGATTGCCTGGGCTAGCGCCTGGCCCAATACCCCCTCTTTATCTAGTAATGCTGCTTTCATATTGTCGCTGAGCGGCAAGCTGGTCAGCAGTTGTGCCAGCGGCTGCTGGAATAATTGCTCAAGCAAGGAAAGCATGCCCAGCAAAAAGGCCGAATCCGGGCTGGCTGCGAGCCAACCGTGTTCGGCCCATCCTTCCAGTCGGCGCGCGCGCAGCAGCGCAGCAATCAATAGCGGTGAGATGGCTCCCGATTCGGCAAACTGTTCGGCGTACATCAGCAACTGCACCCAGCGCTGTAGCTGGTTGCGCCCCAGCACGGTAATGGCATGACGAATGCTGGCTATTTCCACCCGTGAACGCATCCCCACCGAGTTCACCAGCTTGAGCAGGCGAAAGGTCAGATCCGGTGCGCGAGAGAAAACCAGCTCCAGCTGATCAATCTCGGCGTCCGAGGTCACCAGCGCCACCAGCTCGAGCAATTCGGGCTTGGCAGGCGCGCAAACCGTCGGGCCTGCTTGCGTGTACCAGCCGCCAAACGCCAGTTGCTGCTCGCCCAGCCTGGCCAGTGCACTGACGTCATTCACGGCCAGCACCAGCTGCTGCGGGTCAAAAGGGCGAAGGGCTTGCGCCGATGTCAGCGCCAGCTGGCTGTAGCAGGGCAGGTGGGTGGAAATGGCAAATTCGGCCAGCATACGGTCAAGCTCGACCAGCTGCTCCTCGGGGCCACAGGCCAGAATGCCTTGCCATTGCCGGGAGTGATGCCAAAGCGGGGAAAGTTGCAGCAGTTGCATGAATTAATCTCACAAGACGTCATACCAAACTAGACTGCGACAAGCCCGGCAGCAAGATTTAAAACGCACCGCAACAACGGCTTATGCCTGCTTGCAACACAGGCCCGGAAACCGCACTTTCATATCCAATCCGCCTTAAATACCTGGCCAGGTATAAGCCCACAGAGCATATTTAATATTATTCAGCTGAATATACCCCATCGATATACACCTGCATTTGCTGCTGGCTTTGCGCGGCGCGCTGTGTAATCCACTGCATAAAGTGATGCAGCTTGGCGCTGCCATCAACGCGTGGCGCCCACACCAGCCAGTAGCGATTGGGATGAGGCGCAATCACATTGCCCACCAGTTGCAGGCGGCCATCGACCAGCTCGTCCAGCACCAGCGACAGCCGCGCCAGCGCAATCCCTTGCCCCAGCCGCACTGCGGTGAGCGCCAGATTATTGTCATTGCAAAACAGCCCGAATGTGGGCGACCAGTCGCCCAGCTGCGCCGCTTTCACCCAGCTACTCCACTTTTCCAGCGTGCCGATAATTTGCGCTTGCTCCAAATCGGCCAGTGTGCGCGGCAGGTGCGGGTAGTCAGGCGCGGCCACCACGACCAGATAATCATCGAGCAAATGCTGCGTTTTCAGCCCTTCCCAGTCCCCCGCGCCCATACGGATGGCCAGATCAAGCTGGCCGGTATGCAGATCGTCAAAACCCAGGCTGGCGCGAATATCAATGCGGTATTGCGGAAAAAGCGCCTGAAACTCGGGAATCCGCGGAATTAGCCAGCCCAGACCAAACGACGGCATCGTCGTCAATTTGATTTCATTGGGCTTGGGTCTGGCGCGCACCGTGCGCGTCGCCTCGGCCATATCATTGAGCGCCATACGGATTTGCAACGCGTAATTGCGCCCATCTTCGGTCAGCGCCAGCTTGCGGCCGCTGCGCTCGAATAGCGGCAGGCCCAGATAGTCTTCCAGCGCGTGAATCTGATGGCTGATCGCGCTGTGCGTCACCGATAGCGCGTCGGCAGCTTTTACCACGCTGCCTAGGCGGCTAACCGCTTCAAAGGCGCGTAATGCGGGGAGGGGCGGTAAGGGATTCACGGTAGCCTTGTGTAAATTTTATTCACATATTCAGATAGAAAACGTCAGCGATCAAAGTGTAATCATTCGATATAGTGAATGCAAATGACATAGGAGAGCGCAATGGGCACCAATTCCTTACACCTTTATGTGGATCAACTCTACACCAGCCCATACGCGATGTCGGTGTTTGTGGCGCTTACCGTCAAGCAAATTCCATTCACGCTGCATACCGTCGATCTGGCTGCTGGCGCGCAGCACGCGGCGCAATTTGCGCATGATTCGCTGTCGGCACGCGTTCCTATGCTCCAGCATGGCGATTTCTGTTTAAGTGAATCTTCAGCCATTACCGAATATCTGGACGAAAACTGGGGCGGAACACCGCTATACCCGCGCGATGCCCAGCAAAAAGCCCGCGCCCGGCAGATTCAGGCCTGGCTGCGCAGTGATTTATTGCCGATCCGGCTAGAGCGCTCCACCGAAGTGGTTTTCATGCAGCCTAGCGATCAGCCTTTAAGCGCCGCCGCGCAGCAGGCCGCCAGCAAGCTGTTTGCCGCCGCCGGGCAACTCATCGGCGACGAGGGTAGGCCGATTTTTGGCGACTGGTGTATTGCCGATGTGGATTTGGCGCTGATGCTCAATCGTCTGCTGAAAAATGGCGACGCCGTGCCGGATAAACTCGCCCATTACGCACAGCAACAATGGGCTCATCCGGCCATCGCCCAGTGGCTACAGTTTCATCAGCGGGGATAAGACCATGGAACGCTATCTGAAATTGCAGCTGGAACATCACGAATTGCTGCTCGCCCGCCTTGGGCGCGACGCCCGGCTGTGTTGCGACAGCGGTCAGGTCTGGCTAGCGAGCAATCGCCACCCGCAGGATGTGGTGCTGCAGGCAGGCGAACAATACCTGCTGGGCGCCGGGCAGATTCTGATCGAGGGGCAGGGCGAGCTGCGCTTTTGTGCCGATGAACTGGATATCCGGCCATATTTCCAAACTTTGCCGCACCGGGAGCAATGATGTACCACCTTTATATTGGCTATCAAAACTACTCGTCCTGGTCGCTGCGGCCTTGGTTATTGCTCAAGCACTTTAATATCCCGTTTACGCAAACCGTGGTGCGCGTAGACGGCAAGGGCATCAAAGCCAGCCATCGCGCTTATTCGGATAATGGTCTGGTTCCATGTCTGCATGATCAAAACTTCAGGGTATGGGACTCTATGGCAATCTGTGAATACCTTGCAGAGCAATACCCTGCCATGTGGCCAGCAGATCGCCAGGCGCGAGCCAGAGCCCGCAGCATCTGCGCCGAAATGCACTCGGGCTTTGGCGCGCTGCGCAGCCAGCTGCCGATGAATGTGCGCCTGCGCGCCAAAGGCAAAGCCAATACACCGGAAGTTGCCGCCGATCTGGCCCGGATTTTTGCCATTTGGCGCAATGCACGCGACATGACCGCCAGCAATCAGGTAGCGGGCGATTACCTGTTTGGCGAATTCTCGATTGCCGACGCCATGTACTCGCCCGTGATCTGGCGGCTTTACAGCTATGGCGTGCAGCTACCCGATGATATTGCGCGCTATGTCGATACCATGCTGGCGCATCCGGCCATGCAGGAATGGGAGCAAGCGGCGCAGCAAGAAGACGTTTTTTTATCGTTTGACGAATTGATCGAACAATTTGGCGGAGTCCGCGCATGAATCACTGGCAACTAGCCCAACTCAATATCGCCCATGCCATCGCGCCGCTGGACGACCCGCTGATGGCGGGCTTTACCGAACAGCTGGACGCCATCAACCAGCTCGCCGAACAAAGCCCCGGCTTTATCTGGCGGCTGCAAAGCGACAGCGGCAATGCCACCGACATCAGCTACGACGCCGATCCGCTGATCATTGCCAATATGTCGGTCTGGGCATCGCTGGAAGACCTGCAGCGCTACGTCTACACCGGCGAGCACCTGGCCATGCTCAAACAGCGTAAAGCCTGGTTTGGCAAAATCGACGGCCCAGCGCTGGTGTTGTGGTGGATACCCGCAGGGCACATCCCCACACTGCTTGAAGCCAAAGCCGCGCTGGAATTGCTGCGGCTCAATGGCTCAAGCGCCTGTGCATTCAGCTTTGCCAAACCGTTCGGCCCACCGTCAATCAATCCGCTTGAACAGCCCGGCGTGCGAGCTGACACAGCCGCTTGGAACCCGGCTCGCGTATCGGTTTCGTAGCCGTGGATCACTGTGTTTTGGCGCAATGGTGCAATCGCCAAGCGCAGATGCCAATCTCCTTCAGCGCCGATCTCTGCTAGACTTAGCCGCAATTCATCATCTGGTTTCACGTGAAACAATGGCTGCTCCTAAATACGACGAATCCTCGGTCAAGGTCCTCAAAGGCCTTGACCCTGTCCGCCACCGTCCGGGCATGTACACCCGCACCGATAATCCACTGCATATTTGCCAGGAAGTCATCGACAATGCAGCTGACGAAGCACTCGGCGGCTACGCAACACAGATCGAGGTGACGCTGTACCGCAATCAATCCATGCGCGTGATCGACAATGGCCGCGGCATTCCGGTGGGTTTGCACCCGGAAGAGGGCGTGCCCACGGTGCAAGTTGTTTTCACGCAGCTGCACGCGGGCGGTAAATTCGATAAGAAAGACGGCGGCGCGTATGCGTTTTCCGGCGGTTTGCACGGCGTTGGCGTCTCCGTTACCAATGCCTTGGCGACTCGGCTTGAAGTTGAAGTGCGCCGTGAAGGTCAGATCAATCAACTGGTGTTTGCGGGCGGTGAAGTAATTTCACCGCTGACGGTTTTGGGCACCACGACGAAGAAAGACACCGGAACGCGCGTCTTCGTGCAGCCTGATGCACAGTATTTTGATAGCCCAACCATTCCACAGGCCGAGCTGGAGCATCTACTTAAATCCAAAGCCGTCCTTTTGCCCGGCTTGGTGGTGATTTTGAATGTCGAGCAAGCCAATGGCGAATTACTGGAAAAACGCTGGTGCTATCCCGATGGCCTGCAAGGTTATCTGAACGAGCAAGTCACCGGCTATACGCAAATCGTACCGATTTTGCAGGGCGAGAAATACATCGAAGGCGAAGACGACACCTTCAGCCGCGGCGAAGGGTGCGCATGGGCGCTGACGTGGACCGAAGATGGCCTCGTTAATCGCGAATCATACGTCAATCTGATTCCAACGCCAGCGGGCGGCACGCACGAAAGCGGCCTGCGCGATGGCGTGTTCCAAGTCGTCAAAACCTTTATCGATTTTCACAATCTGCTGCCCAAGGGCGTGAAGCTGCTGCCGGAAGACTTGTTCAGCCGCTGCTCGTTTGTCCTCTCGGCCAAAGTGCTCGACCCGCAATTCCAAGGCCAAACCAAAGATAAACTCACCAGCCGCGACGGCCTCAAACTCGTCTCAGCGATGGTGCGCGCGCCGTTTGAATTGTGGCTAAACGAACACGTTGATCTGGGTAAAAAACTCGCCGAGCTGGCGATTCGCGCCGCGCAATCGCGGCAGAAAAATGCACAGAAAGTCGAAAAGAAAAAATCCTCTGGCGTCGCGGTATTACCGGGCAAGCTAACCGATTGCGCGTCGGACGAAACCGAACGCTGCGAATTATTCCTCGTCGAGGGTGATTCGGCCGGCGGTTCGGCCAAGCTGGGTCGCGATAAAGACTTCCAAGCCATTTTGCCGCTGCGCGGTAAAGTGCTGAACACGTGGGAAGTCGATAAAGACCAGATTTTCGCCAATAACGAAGTGCACGATATGGCCGTCGCCATCGGCGTTGACCCGCACACACTCGACAGTACCGTCGATTTATCCGGCCTGCGCTACGGCAAAGTGATCATCATGTCCGATGCGGACGTCGACGGCTCGCACATTCAGGTACTGCTGCTCACGCTGTTTTACCGCCATTTCCCACAGCTGATCATGAATGGCCATATCTACGTTGCGCAGCCGCCGCTCTACCGCGTTGACGTGGCGGGCAGCGGTAAAGCCAAACCACCGCGCAAATTCTACGCGCTGGATGAGGGCGAGTTGACCGCCATTCTGGATAAGCTACGCGGTGAAAAAATCCGCGAAGGCGCGTGGAGCATTTCGCGCTTCAAGGGTCTCGGCGAGATGAACGCCGAGCAATTGTTCGACACCACGATGAACCCCGACACCCGCCGCGTCATGCGCGTATCGATCCCGCAGGATGTCAGCACCAATACGCGCGATCTGATGAATATGCTGATGGGCAAGGGCGAAGCGAGCTCACGTCGCGCATGGCTGGAAGCGCGGGGGAATGAGGTGGAAGCAGACCTATAATACCCACATGTGTATTGCCATATAGAATCTATCCCGAATAGTTTTGAAAGCAATACCCATGCAAGAGCAGTCACCTTCTCTCAGTAAAGCCCTAAATCAGCAGCAATCGCACGCAAACCCAGAGAAATAAGCAATGAAAGAATTTATTAATGCCAGCTTGCTCGAAGCTCAAACTGGCTTAACGCAACTAATCAACAATCCAGAAGCTCTGGTAAACATTGAATCTACGGCACAAATTCTAATTGAAAGTTTTACCAGCGGCGGACGCGTTTTTTCTTGCGGTAATGGTGGTTCGATGTGCGATGCGATGCATTTTGCTGAAGAACTCACTGGCCGCTATCGCAAAGATCGTCGTGGTTTGCCCGCTAATGCAATCTCCGATGCTGGACACATGAGCTGTGTAGCAAATGATTTTGGCTATGATTTTATTTTCTCACGCTACATTGAAAGCCACGCTCGCGCAGGCGATGTATTAATTGGCATCAGCACCAGCGGTAATAGCGAAAACATCGTTAAGGCCGCTACCGTGGCTCGCGAAATGGGGGTTAAAGTAATTATTTTGACTGGTCGCTCCCCCTCGAAACTCGAAGCACTGGCCGACGTTTATATCAATACACCTGCAGGCCAATTTGCAGATCGAGTACAGGAATTACATATTAAGGTTTTGCACATTTTGATCGAGCTGATTGAACGCCATTTTTTCCCTGAGAATTATTGATCAAGTCAATTTTTCTTTATCCGATAGCAATCAAGGACAATATGCGTGCTTCACTCCAACAAAAAATCCTCGCCGTCTGCGAGCAGAAAATCGCGCAGAAAGGCGAGGGCGTGGGTTTGTCGTTTTATGCTTTTTTCGCCAATAAAAATGACGATCCTGAGCTGCTAATGGAAGCGGCGACATGGTGGATACAGACGCACAAGCTGGATCATTTTGAGAAAGCACTGAAAATCAGGCACATGGTGCTGGCCGAACAAAGCCAGGGTATAGCTCTCTAGCCTAGATACACAAAGTGCTATACGCACATACCCAAACCCCCGTAATGGGGGTTTTGTTTTGAGCTGCGTTCCTGGCCAAACGTATTTCTGCCGATTGGCTGATCCGCCACAATCAGCCAATCGGCCCCAGATAATCGTTTTTACCCAGCTCGACGCCGTTGCTGCGCAGCAGTGCGTAGGCGGTGGTGAGATGGAAATAGAGATTTGGGGCAACGAAGGATTGCAGGTAAAAATCGGCCTTCATCGGTTTGTCCGGCATATACGACAGCGTGATGATTTTGCTATCGGCTTGCGCAAAATCGTCGGGCGGGATGCTGTTGATAAATTCGAGAGTGGCAGCGATGCGGTTTTTGAGTTCGGCCAGCGTTTTTTCGCTGTCGTCGTGTTTGGGCGCGGTATTGCCTGATAAGCGCGCAACGCCGAATTTGGCCGTGTCACAGGCAATCTGGATTTGCTTGACCAGCGGCAGCATATCGGGAGCAAGGCGCAGACCCAGCATGGTTTCGTCGCTGACTTTTTTACTCAGCGCAAAATCGGCGGCTTTATCAAGCAGGTGCGCCAGCTGCGTGAGCGCGCGAGTGTAAACAGGAACGGTGAGTTGGTAATAACTGAACATGGCAGGCTCCAGGGTGGGCGATAATTCGCGTGAATTCCCCACTAGCATTGGCGCTTAGCCCAGCATATTCAAGTGCGCCAGCGTATCGATTGCGCCATTCAAGATACATCCATCCTGTATATGCTTGTAGATCAATTTCGCGTTATCTTCTGGCGATATACCCTCGGTATTAATTTCCAGATCGTAGCTGATTTCCTGATGCACGCGAGTCAGCTCCCAGGCGGCCAGCCCGGCGGGACGATTTCTCCGCAGTTGCTCACGGCGGTTTAATTCGGCTAAATCGCAGTGCACCCCCACCAGCAGGACACGATAGCCAGCCAGCTCGGTCAGCAGCTCGCGCTTCTCGGCGCGCTCGCACCAAGCGTTGTCGATGATTAGTTGGCAGCCAGCCTGCAGCAAACCGGGCAGGGCGTAATGATAGGCGCGCACCAGCTGCGCAAAATCATGCCCGCTACGCTGTACCGCTGCGCCACTTTGCAGCTGGGCCAGATCGCTGCGCGGCAGGCCATCGAGCAGCGTATCAAGGCTGAAATGAAGAAACTGCTGCGGCAGCAATTCCTGCAAGGCACGCGCAATGCTGGTTTTGCCCGCACTGCTGCAGCCGTTCAAAATAATGATTTGGGGTAGGGACATCACTCTTTCCAGCAGCGGCCATCAGCAAGCGCACTGCGCCTCACTCCGGCTCAGGCTCAATGTGGTTTATTGCACCGATTTGGGCTCGGCATCATCGGTGGCGTCAAACTCGATCACCGTTGGCGGGATTTCATCGGCCGGTGGGCGGGCCCAGAATAGCCGGTCGGGAATCATTTGGCCCATGCCGGGGCGATAGCCGTTGGAAATGGCCTGGAAGGTGTATTCCTGCGCTTCCTGCATGGCGGTGGCCACATCGGCACCATTGGCCAGCGCGCCAGCCAGCGCCGAAGCCAGCGTGGCACCCGCGCCATGGAAGCTGCCGGGCAGGCGTTCCCAGTTATCGCTGCGCACACGGCCTAGCGTGCTGTACAGGGTGTTGACGACTTTGGGCGTTTTTTCATGCGTGCCGGCAATTAGCACATACTCGCAACCGCATTGCAAAATGCGCTGGGCAGCGGCGTCCAGCGGCAGATCTTCCTGTTCTTCCGGGTCGTCCGAACCCAGCTTGCGGGCATCATCGCTATTGCAGCTGACTAGAAAGCTGTGCGGCAGCAATAGCTCACGCATGGCGCTATACAGATCTTCATCGGCCAGCTCTTCGCCACGGCCCATACTGAATACCGGCTCCAGAATCAGCGGAATATCCGGGTAATCCGAAGCAATTTCGGCAATCACCGCCAGATTTTCCACCGTACCTACCATGCCCACTTTGATAGCGTCGATTTTGATGTCTTCCAGAATAAAGCGTGCCTGCTCATCCAGAAATTCGCTATCGACAGACTGAAAGCTTTGTACCCCTGCAGTGTCCTGCACCGTCATCGCAGTGACCACCGGCAAGCTGTGGCAGCCCAGCGAGGCCAGCGTCAGTACATCGGCCATCAGGCCAGCGCCACCCGATGGGTCGTTGGCGGCAAAAACCAGTACAGTCGGCGGAGTAGAAATCATAAGTGGAAATAGCCCAGAATAAGTTTAAAATCCGGGGGCGCTGTTTCTAGCCCCAGAACCCGAATTCTAAACCACTCTGTATAGGTTTACGCTGATGAAAAAATATATGTGCCTGATTTGTGCGTTTATCTACGACGAAGCCGAAGGCCGTCCCGAAGACGATATTCCCGCTGGTACGCGCTGGGAAGATGTTCCCCCCAATTGGACCTGTCCTGATTGCGGTGCACGCAAAGATGATTTTGACATGGTAGAGATCTGATCAGCCCAGTTGCCATGGTTTTAAACCGGGCTCAGGTTTTTTCTGCTTTATCAGCATGGTGGCGTGGATTGATGATCTTGATCAATCCTTTAGCCATCATTCATGCATAGGCCTTAAAGGCTGGCCAAGCACACGATTAAGTACAGGGACTATGTGCTAAATCACAATGTTGCATAGATAACTTCCCCCATTATTCTCACGCATTTTTTTCGTTATTTGTCAGTTTAAAATCAGTACAATAGGGTTTTTCAAACCAGAAATCCAACTGGCTCTGCCTATGCAGTTATCGCTATGGCTAGGTGAGCAGGATGCTTGGATTGGTCTGAATTACCAATATTTCTTGAATTTAGAAGGTCAATAATGAAAGTTTCTGTACTGATTACAGCACTCAGCTTGTCTCTGCTTGCAGGTTGCCAGCAAGTCAACACAACCCAGGGTGGCGCCATTGGCGCTAATCGCAAGCAAAATATGAGTACTTTGCTACCTAGCGAGCAAGTAGAAAAAATGGCTGCTGCAGCCTATAGCGAAACAATCGATGAAGCGCGCCAAAGACGCGTATTGCTGCCAGCAAACCACCCAACCAGCGTACGGGTTAAAAAAATTGCCAATAAACTCATCCCGCACACTAGTGTATTCCGACCGGAAGCCGTGAACTGGAAATGGGAAGTCAATGTCGAGCAAAATGACCAGCTCAATGCCTACTGCATGGCGGGCGGCAAGATCATGTTTTTTACCGGCATTATTGAGCAGCTCAAACTCAGTGATGATGAAATTGCCCAGATTATGGGGCATGAAATCAGCCATGCCTTGCGCGAGCATAGCCGCGAGCGTATGAGCGAGGAATACAACAAGCAAATGGGCATGCGCGGTATTTCTTTAGCCGCATCGATCCTGAGTGGCGGTAAGTATTCGGGCTTAACGGATACGGCCTTGGGCGTGGGTAGTCAGGCTTATGATCTGGCACTGGCACTGCCCAATAGCCGCACCCATGAATCAGAAGCCGATGTCATGGGCTTGGAGCTGGCTGCCCGTGCTGGATATAACCCGCAAGCTTCGGTAACACTATGGCAAAAGATGGCTGCGGCCAGCAAGGGTTCAACCCCGGAATTCTTGTCGACTCACCCGGCCAGCCAAACCCGGATTGCCGAATTGCAATCTAAAATCCCGCTAGTCCAACCTCTGTATGAAGCAACACAAAAGTCTGCACCGGCAGCTCCAGCCAAAAAAAGCGGCAAAAAGAAAAAGAGCTGATTTCATCTGAATTCAATATCAGTACAGTTTGATGCCCACCACGCATGTAGCGAAACTCCCTTCAAAACAAGCGTGGTGGGCATCAACATCAAAGACAACTGACACCACATGCGGTATGGTTTTACGTTTTGGCGCTGCCAGCTACAGTGCAGCTATCTCACCCAATCGTCGGAATTAAATCATCATGCTGTGGGTTAAAGCGTTTCATCTGATCTTTGTGATTAGCTGGTTTGCCGGACTATTTTATTTGCCACGGCTGTTTGTCAATCAGGCCATGGCCACCGAGCCAGTAGAAATCGCACGGCTCAATTTAATGGCAGGCAAGCTGTACCGCTTTATGACGCCGATTGCCGCATTGGCGCTGATTTTTGGCATCTGGACCTGGGCGTATTACGATTTTTACATCGGGCCGGGCTGGGTATGGATGCACATCAAACTCACACTTGTAGCGTT encodes the following:
- a CDS encoding M48 family metallopeptidase — its product is MKVSVLITALSLSLLAGCQQVNTTQGGAIGANRKQNMSTLLPSEQVEKMAAAAYSETIDEARQRRVLLPANHPTSVRVKKIANKLIPHTSVFRPEAVNWKWEVNVEQNDQLNAYCMAGGKIMFFTGIIEQLKLSDDEIAQIMGHEISHALREHSRERMSEEYNKQMGMRGISLAASILSGGKYSGLTDTALGVGSQAYDLALALPNSRTHESEADVMGLELAARAGYNPQASVTLWQKMAAASKGSTPEFLSTHPASQTRIAELQSKIPLVQPLYEATQKSAPAAPAKKSGKKKKS
- a CDS encoding CopD family protein, producing MLWVKAFHLIFVISWFAGLFYLPRLFVNQAMATEPVEIARLNLMAGKLYRFMTPIAALALIFGIWTWAYYDFYIGPGWVWMHIKLTLVAFLIAYHAWCGKIYRDFAAGKNARSHVWYRVFNEVPVLVLVAVVILVIVKPF